ATAATCCAGTGCTTGTATAGTGTTAGCTAGAATTTCAGACACATTTTACATCATTAGTTAGGAGAATTAGATCAGTGAGAAGGCCATTCATGTACAGTTTTGTGGCTGTTGCCTGCAGTTTTCAGAGGGTAGAACAATTGCTTTGTCTGCAGAAGTTTCCatatttaatccctggcatcgccATGTAGGATTGGAAAGAGTCTTCTCTGAAGTcccagagagctactgccagtcagtgtagactatacTGAATAAGATGTGTTGATCACAGAATCAGAATTGTAAATGTTCTGACTTGGATTAAGTCAACTTCCGAGTTCCTACTCATCAAATGATAACCCATTTGTGGTGTTACGTTTGCACAGTGGACTTCCATTAACACATTGAACTCTGCTCatgcagcattggatacaacaccGTCTATTTTAGTTGTCACTGTACCAAAGAGTGGGTTAGTCAAATATTTCCCTTATATTCAGCATGGTTTGATTAATTTTTATGCTGTCACATTTTCGTTCTTTTCTCTTGAAGCTTCCTGATTTTGCTTTTCCTTAAATGAGAAAGTTCAATACATTTGTCTCTGATAGTATGTGATGTTCTAATCAGTtacattaaaaatgaatattttaatataTCTTTATATATAATATAACATACTGACTATGGCTGAGATGTAAACAACATAGACACCAGTTCAGATTTCCCCTTGGCTATAAGCTCAGTTACTAGGTAATATTAGGTAAGCCACACTTTTTCAGCCTAAACACCTATCTAGAATCTTTGCGATAAAGATCTGTCAAGTAGGATTATTAGCAAGTTTACTGTGCTAATACATAAAGCATTTTGAACACACTATAAGCACTATATGAATGATAAGTATTACTTGAATGCTCAGGCAAAATTTATTTCACTGAAACTGAACAGTGTAAAATACACTCAAGACATTCTAAGACCATAAATGAAATGTTCTCAGTTCAGTTTGGACACACTGCTATTGTAAATTGTAATTAAAGTTAAGCATTGATTTAGCATGTTATGCTGCCTGTCCATCTTACTCATAATCAGTGCATAATACAACTATCTGTCAACTCAGCACACAATACTTAAGAGAGCTCTTACAGGTCTCTTGGCCAAGACTGGGAACGCCCAGTTCCAGAGCAGGAAGGTATCTCTCTAGATACCTCAACATTGCCCAAATCAACCCAAAAGTCTGTGTGCACATACTAGTGAAACCCACTTTTTCTCACATGTATGAGATAAGAGTTCTGATATTTGGGCAAGGTGTTATTGCAATTCAGAGGCATGATGGTTGACATGGGTGTACTTACTGGAAAGCGGGGAGAGGGTTATTTTGTCAGAAAACTGACCTACCCGACTGCTACAGTGTTGAGCGCTTTTCCTCTTCTGTGATGTCTGACAGGGGTGCCTCCGAGGGCTCACTCAAGGGATTCCTCCGACTCGGTAGATGGCCGAGCCACTCCGACAGAGAATGCTGTGCCGCCGCCACGCATTGAGAAGCCTCCTGTGTTGCCTTTCTTCAACCGCCCTCCTTCTGCGCTTCCTCTCATGGGGCTGCCACCTCCACCCATACCACCCCCTCCTCTTTCCTCAAGCTtcggggttccccctccccctccaggaATCCACTACCAACACCTCATGCCCCCTCCCCCTCGACTTCCTCCACACCTCACTGTGCCACCTCCTGGGGCCGTGCCACCTGCGCTGCACCTCAACCCAgccttcttccccccacccaatgCAGCAATGGGGCCCCCGCCAGACACCTATAACAAGACCTCTGCAGCATACAACCACAGCAGGTGAGAGCAAGCCCATTCCCGGGAATCtgagaagaaaaaaatcaaaactaAGCAGTGCAAAGAACAGTAGCTAAGCCTCTTGTTTAGCAAGGGCttagttattttgtttttatgcaaAGAGTGATGGTTCAACTAGACATGAAACCACCTTCTCGTTGGTGGTAGAAAATGCCTCGCATAGCTCTAGGGCACGACAGCTGACAACTTGCTTCTTGAAGGATGCTACTTAATGcctgctttggggaggggggcagtacCTGGTCAACCACACATTTCTGTTTTGAAAGGCCTTGAATTGCCTTGTCTATGAATAAGGAACTGTGTCATAGTTCTGCTTGAAGCTGTTTATCCTCTGTGTGtgatgggtgtgtgtttgtgtactacAGCAGGGAACTGGGCCCATTGCCGCCTCCTGTCAGTGAAGCTGAATTTGAGGATATCATGAACAGGAATCGAGCAATTTCCAGCAGTGCCATTTCCAAAGCTGTGTCTGGTGCCAGTGCAGGTAACCAGAGCTGGCTTTTGCTACCTCTTGCCATTTCTCGCTCCTGGCCTCATTCTTACCATGGCACCTTTGCTCTGTTATATTGCAGGGGACTACAGCGATGCCATTGAGACCCTGCTCACAGCCATCGCTGTGATTAAACAGTCACGTGTCGCAAATGATGAGCGGTGTAGAGTCCTTATCTCTTCACTCAAGGATTGTCTTCATGGCATTGAAGCCAAGTCTTACAGCATGGgcaccagcagcagctcttccaGGTGAGCTTCAGGCACAGTTATTGCCAAGTCATCCAGCTACTGTCACTCATGTTGCTGATGGGCGAGTCTCAGTTGTGCTCTGGTCCCCTTCCTGGGCTTTGTACAGCCAGGTAGGAATAAGTGCTTTTGGTAGGGGAAAGGGTCTTGTTACAGCTTGCCAGTAACTAGATACCTCATTGTTTTCCAGAAAACGGCACCGGTCTCGGGATAGATCACCCAGTCGGTCTCGTGAGAGCAGTAGGAGGCACCGAGACGTCGTCCATAATGAAGATCGGCATGAGGACTATTTCCAGGAAAGAAGCCGGGAGCATGAGCGACATAGAGACAGGGACAGAGAAAGAGACCGAcatcactgagagaagtgagagaTGTTTCCAGTTTGCTTTACCTTTCCCATCCCCTCCAGCCCCACCCAGTGTATTTTCCTTTCCAAAAAAAGCGCCTTCTCTTCAAGTTGAGTATCATCCCTCTTGTAGATGCTGGCTAGGTAAGGTTGATTTCCCTTATGCTCTGGAAGACTTTCCATGGCAGAATCTCACACTTCTCTCCAGTGAGTGGACTGGTTATGCATGGATCTTAAGCTACCAGGGCAAATACATATTGTATTGTGTTCTCCATGCAGTATGTTCTGCTAGGtaagatttttcaaaaaataagggAGTTGTCTGCTCCCTGATTGACTTGCACTTTGAGTACATGCTTGAGCTGTTTATTTTCTAACTTAGTAGATTTTTAGTATATTCAGCTGGGCTCTGAATAACTGTGTGTTTCAGGCCAACTATGCAATTTTGTTAGGGTACTTTTCCTTATTCCTTGTACTGTGACCAGTggattgccgtatttttcgctccataagatgcacttttttcttcctaaaaagtaagggaagatgtctgtggtccctggagccgaattgcccggggcgaaaagcagatcatgatttctttctttcttttgaaagagggaagtgggtgttgaaacaaagccgctgatcagcaagcgatcaggagggagatgagggacgctagcaataaaggaggctgtctgggaggggggaggtaaagacagcgaacttggaaggagaggagacaggaagactaaagcactgaggagagaaattagaagaaaagagaagcaaaaaactgctccagctaaggaaaagacactaaggcaaacaagagggaagggagtgttgaaaggaagcagctgattggcaagcgatcaggagggagataagggacgctagtgataaaggaggctgcctgggaggaggggggggtaaaagcccatggatcctcaggatttttgcattgggtcacccgaAATcacatcagatcacatagcatgtccatggctacagcctgcacccaaaaaaatcctgcacccactgttgtgtggggccgcaatggcgcaaaaatgtggttacaaagcacaggtccacatggatcctcaggatttttgctttgggtcaccccaaactcgctgtcaaatcacatgtctgtggccacagcatgaaccacaaaaatcatacatccactgtttcattcagaatattttttttcttgctttcctctaaaaactaggtgcgtcttatggagcaaaactACGGTGTTTCTGTAGGTTAGAATCAGATGCCCTGGTAAATGTGTCAAGGGCCCAGTCTATATATTGCAATAAGTCCTGGTTACTGTGAACTAGTAGCATGCTAATGCAAACTGCTCAGTAGCTGCCAGTTTGCTGCTGCCCTGCTATGAATGACAGCAATAATCTGATCAAGACACAATCCGCAATCCAAAGTTTGTTCTTGACTTACCGACCATTGTTCAAGAGAAACAAGCTGTGATTCCAATGTGCATGTTAATGACAAGCCAATCTCCATGGCTTATTGCTCCCATCCATGCCATGGGAAAGTGCGAGTGCTTGggcagttttgtttttaagtttgtgCGGAAAGCTACTTTTGCCCTTCCTGACTGTATTGATTGTGTCTGAGGCTGTACCTCTGCAAGCATTAAATTCAGATTCAGTCATCATTAGTGTGTTTGATTTATGGAATCCCTGATGAGCCCAGCTATGACTCACAGACGTAACTATCTCTTTGAAGAGTTTTTACCATCTCTGTGTTCATGTTTGCTGGTCTTGTTTGCCTCTTTGTAAAGCAAACCAACAACAAATCCAACTGACTTTGAATTCTCAGACCTAGCATAAGGGagagaaattgcaaaaaaaaagagtTCAGATCTTTTAATTCAAGAGGAGCATCACAGACTAGTATTGGTAGAATAACTTCTCTAACTTGAAAATTAGCCATTTTTCCCCAATGGCAATCTGCCTTGGGTGCCCTGGAATAAAAAGTGGAGTAGAAACTACAAAAATAAGTAAAACATAGCCTTGCAATCTCACCACCCTCTTTGCTTTATGAATGTGACTAGCACCTAAGGTGGTGATGAGTCTGACTTGAGAGTAAGTTTGATTCAGTGGGTAAAGTGCTGAGTCTAGTCCAGTTCAACCATGAGCTAAGACAACCCTGTAGCTTTGGTTCCCTATTGCATGTGGAAATAACTGTGACTTCCCCATGGAGTTACAGTCCAGGGTTAATGAACAAAATTCTCAACAAACCTCTTTGAAAGTGCTATAGAACTTACTGGCGTTTCCAATTTTGTTTTGTCTCTTTCTAGGAGCGTGGGAAGCATTCAGTGTTTTTATGGACTCTTATCTCCTCTCCTTAATCAAGACTAAAATATGGAGGCTTCTCCACCCCCTCCTTCCCACTGCCCTCTGCTCTTTCCGGACCCCTTGGAAGGGACTTTGCCTGCAGAACTCCATCTGGCACACCATGGTATTGGGACCTGAGCTCTGCCTGTGTGCTGTCGCTGCTGCTTGATGGAGAAGCACTGAATGACTTGGAGGGTGGGAGGGGTTGGTTGTCTGAGCCACCGTGACCAGGGGGCCACTTCAATCCATGGATTCTTGGACCCAAAGAGAATGGTGCTTTCCACAGAGGTCTCTCGCCTCTTTCCTTTCCGTGGCTTTTTTAGGAGCACTGGGGAAGCAGCCCATCCAGCTCATCTCCTGCGAGAAAAACTGGTGCTTCAGCACAGTATGAGATGTCTGACCCTATTCTCCCCGGAACTCGTGTCCACGGTCCACGTTGCATTGTTTTCTTAGGCATCGAGGCATCCATTCCTCCTTAAATCTGATCCTTTTCCCCAAGCAGCTTCAGTCTCGCCCTCCAGCACCGTTGTACACAGCTTAGAAAACAGTATTTCCCTgctagggtggaaggcaggctgGCTGCTTCTTCGGGTGAcccctcttctcccttcctcctttaGTTGCGGGAAAATGTCACCTCCTTTCTACCTGGCTTCTTCTAGAGGGGCCTGCGTTGGTCAACCGGCTCACAACATTGAATCTCCCTTAAAAAATAGATCTGGCTACTGCAGGTCCGCTTTCCACTGATTTGCTAACCATTTTTCCTTGCTTTGTTTCATGCAATAGCTGCTCCAGTTGTAACTTCTGATGTAAACCTTTGTTTCTGGGGCCAGCCCCTCCCAGATTGCCGCCTTCCTTGTTGTAGAGGAAGTGTTGT
The Podarcis muralis chromosome 1, rPodMur119.hap1.1, whole genome shotgun sequence DNA segment above includes these coding regions:
- the CPSF7 gene encoding cleavage and polyadenylation specificity factor subunit 7 isoform X2 translates to MDLYDDVLAASSQPSESCPSSSEPPPENRQEQSPKPNSKSPAILYTYSGLRNKRAAVYVGSFSWWTTDQQLTRIIRSVGVYDVVELKFAENRANGQSKGYAEVVVASENSVHKLLELLPGKILNGDKVEVKLATRQNLAQFEAQARKRVPPRAHSRDSSDSVDGRATPTENAVPPPRIEKPPVLPFFNRPPSALPLMGLPPPPIPPPPLSSSFGVPPPPPGIHYQHLMPPPPRLPPHLTVPPPGAVPPALHLNPAFFPPPNAAMGPPPDTYNKTSAAYNHSSRELGPLPPPVSEAEFEDIMNRNRAISSSAISKAVSGASAGDYSDAIETLLTAIAVIKQSRVANDERCRVLISSLKDCLHGIEAKSYSMGTSSSSSRKRHRSRDRSPSRSRESSRRHRDVVHNEDRHEDYFQERSREHERHRDRDRERDRHH
- the CPSF7 gene encoding cleavage and polyadenylation specificity factor subunit 7 isoform X1; its protein translation is MSEGVDLIDIYADEEFNQDSEFSNADQMDLYDDVLAASSQPSESCPSSSEPPPENRQEQSPKPNSKSPAILYTYSGLRNKRAAVYVGSFSWWTTDQQLTRIIRSVGVYDVVELKFAENRANGQSKGYAEVVVASENSVHKLLELLPGKILNGDKVEVKLATRQNLAQFEAQARKRVPPRAHSRDSSDSVDGRATPTENAVPPPRIEKPPVLPFFNRPPSALPLMGLPPPPIPPPPLSSSFGVPPPPPGIHYQHLMPPPPRLPPHLTVPPPGAVPPALHLNPAFFPPPNAAMGPPPDTYNKTSAAYNHSSRELGPLPPPVSEAEFEDIMNRNRAISSSAISKAVSGASAGDYSDAIETLLTAIAVIKQSRVANDERCRVLISSLKDCLHGIEAKSYSMGTSSSSSRKRHRSRDRSPSRSRESSRRHRDVVHNEDRHEDYFQERSREHERHRDRDRERDRHH